ACTTCCTCTGCTTTTGGCTTTGGCTGGATTTTAGCATTTGGTTTTGAAGCCGGAGTTTTTATCTCCTCACGTGGTTCTTCCACTTTATCAAATTCTAAAACAGGAGCATTTTTAATTGCTACTACCTTTTTTACCGGAGCAATTCTTGCCCTCTTTGGCTTATCCTCTACTATTTCTGCATTTGCAACAACAGGTATCGACTGCTCTGAAGCCGTTTTTTCCTGATGCGCTAAAATCTGACTGATCAAAGTATCTTTTTTGACACCATTAAACTTTATAGTTTTAGCTAATTTAGCTATTTCTTGAAGCTCAGAAAGCTTCATTTCTTTTAATGCAGAAATATCAAACATGAATGTTCTATGAATTTAATTATTTTAAAGGAAAATACTGTAAAAAGAATAGGTAGATAATTATTTTGAATGAACCGCAGTATGAAGTGCTTACGGTAATATGATGCAATAATACGAATAAATTTTTATCATACAATAGTATTTATAAAAAAGAAAATATATTTTTGTAAAACAATTTCATGTTATGATACAACGAATTCAAACAATATATCTGCTACTCACCTTTTTGGTAACCGGAGTTTTACTCTTTTTTGTTCCGCTTTGGACAGTAAACGGAAAAGATTTTTACTTTATGCAGGATCAAGTCTATACCATATTATTAGGCTTGAGTACAATGTTAACTATTATTAGTATTATATCATACAAAAAAAGACAAAATCAGTTTGTCATGGGCAGACTGAACATCATATTAAATTTAATTTTATTAGGATTATTTGTTTACCGTTCACTAAATTTATCTGGAGAAACTGCTAATGTTGTTTCTGAGAAAGGTATTGGGATGTTTCTTCCTATTGTTGCTATCGTGTTATTAGTTTTAGCTAATAAGGCCATCAAAAAGGACGAAGATCTTGTAAAATCTGTTGACCGTTTGAGATAAACCTATAAACTTAGTTTATTGCGCGAAGAGAACCCGAATTGTATGATTCGGGTTTTTTTGTGAAAAACATATTACAATTAATAACAAAAACAGAAAATAAATTTAAGAAACATCATGTTGTAAGTAGATTTTTCATAATTTCGCTTTTGTTATTTCAATTTATTTATGGCACATAAAATAAGAATACACCTAGCAGATGACCATTTAGTACTTATTGATGGATTGATAAATTTATTAAGTACTGTTTCTGAATTCGAGATTGTAGGTTCATCCTCTAATGGTTTGAATATTTTCGATGAAGTAACAACCAACAATGCCCACATTCTGGTACTTGATCTTAGTATGCCTGAGAAAGACGGCATTGAAGTTTTAAAAGAGTTTCAGCAAAAAGGATACCCTTGCAAGGTCATCATCCTGTCCAGCTATGATGATTTAAAAATAATCAGGGAAGTAATGAATTTAGGTGCTAGTGGCTATCTCACTAAAAAATGTGCAGGTGAAAATATAATCGAAGCCATTGAAGTAGTCAATGAAGGACAAGAATATTTTTGCAATTCTGTAAGAGAAAAAATCTTCAATACTTTTACTGAAAACAACCCTAAATTAAATAAAAAGAATATCGTTCCTGAAAATTCAATCTTAACATGTAGGGAATTAGAAATTGTAACCCTAATTTCACTTGAGTATAGCGGAAAAGAAATAAGCGAACAATTATTTATAAGCACCAATACTGTAGAAACCCATCGCAAAAATATTATGAAAAAACTGCAGACAAAAAACACTATTGGACTTGTAAAATATGCTATTAAAAATAATTTGATTAAATCCTAAAACTATCTCCCCGATTCATAAATTACCTATATAAAATTAGTATTTTCCTCTTGAGTATTTTCTGATCTGGACAATATTTATTTTTAAAGAACATTTTTTTAGGAAAAATAACACATTCCGTTATTTATGAATTTGTTTTTAACTTTATAAGCTATATTTTTATCCAATAATTTTTGAATATGTTGGATTTTCGCAATTTTAGAATTCTTTTTTTTATTTCATTTTTTTGTATCGCTGCAGTTGGTCAAAAGAAAGTTTTTACTGACAAGGAATTATTAAAACTTTACAACCAGGCAACCACAAATCTTCACAATGAAGATTATGAAAAATCATTAATACAATCCAGATTACTACTAAATCACTCTCTTTTATCACAGAATTATAATTTAATAGGAAAAGCATACAATACAATTGCAGCTAATTTTGATGGCATCTCAGAACCTGAAAAAGCCCTTTTTTATTACAAAAAAAGCTTAATATATGCTGAAAAAGCAAATGATTTAGAACTTCAGAACTGGCTATACAATAATATTGGTAACATTTATTGTTTTGATAAAAAAAAATACGAAAAAGGAATTTCTTATTATATTAAATCATTATATTTCAGCAGATTAACCAAGGATTCTTCACAATTTTTTTTCACTAAGCTTAATATAGCCTGGGCCTATTTTGATATTGGGCGTTTCTCAGAGGGATATCCTTATCTAAAATATATTAATAAATACAACGATAAATACGGCATGGAAACCACAGCCGCCGTTACCAATATGCTTAATGGCATGTACTATAGTTATACAAAAGATAATCCTAAAGCGGATTACAATTTCAAAAAGGGTATTGAAAATGCCATAAAATACGATGAAAAAACTGATTTATCCTACATCTATCAGGAATATTCAAAATTTTTATCTAAAAATAAAAATTTTGAAGCTGCTTATAAAAACTTAAGCGCTTTTCAGCAATTAAATGACGAAATTAATTTTCAGGATAAGGCAAAAAAAGCAAAAATTGCAGGAATAAATCTCGAAATTGACGAATACAAAAGAGAGATAGACAAAATGGGCATTGAAAGTAAAAAACGGGAAAAATTATTTCACTCTGAAAGTGCCCGCAAAAACAAGATGACAACTATCATCTTATCATTATTCCTTATTAGCCTTATCTTATTTTACTTTTTCTATCAAAACACAAAATTGAAACAAAAAAACAGAATTAAAGACATTCAGAATAAAATAAATCAAAACCTAATCAATGCTACTATTGACGGTCAGGAAAACGAACGGAAAAAGATCGCTTTGTTTTTGCATGATACTATCAGTGCTTCATTATCTTCGGCCGGAATGCATTTGAATGTTTTTTTATCCCAGCACAGTAGTCTGCCTGCTGAGATAACAAAAACAAAATTAATTTTAGACGAAACCCATGATAAGGTCAGAGATCTTTCCCATGATCTTATTCCCACCTTATTGGCACGTTTTGGTTTGTTATATGCTCTGGATGATTTATGTGAAAAATATTCAAATTCCACATTACATTTTGAATACCAAAATTCGATTCCAATCAAAAAAAGATACACTGAAAAATTTGAAACCAGGCTTTATTTTATCATTTCTGAGCTTTTGAACAACGTTATAAAACATAGCGATGCAAGTAAAGCATTAGTTTGCCTGATTGAAAATCATAACGAGATGATTATTGAAATTAAAGATAACGGCAAAGGGTTTGATATAAACAAATTTAATTTTGTGGAAGGATTTGGTCTTCATCAAATAAAGGCTAGAATAAACAACCTGAATGGACAATTTGATGTCAAATCTAAAATTAATGAAGGAACCTCAATTAATATAAGTGTTCCATTAAATAGCTAAAAAACGCTTCAAAAATGAAGCGCCTTTTATTTTTATAATGTTATGAAATCCTTTAAAAAAGATTCTTTTTAAAGGATGTGCCTATCTAGGCATCCGTTTTTCCGCCTTTTCTATCATTTTCTGGTTGATTTTTTTCTTCCTCTTTTGTTTCCTCTTCATCTGCAAAAAAATAGGCAGTTTGTTCTTCACCCGCTAAATCTTGAACTTCTTCTACTTCTAAAAATCTCTTTGTCATAATTGGTTTGTTTTAGTTAATATTTAAATTTTAGTCTCATTTTACAATTTCAAGATATTCCTAATTGAAACTTCATAAGCAACTCAACCTTAACACCTGATATTAATTGCATTACAATAATAATGTATTTTTTTTAATAAGAATAAATTTAATTATTAAATTTGAAACAAAATGTTGTAAAACAAACCACATAAATAATTCTATATTGTAAATGCATCAAATCCGGGTTATTTTTCTATCGCTTATTTTACTAATTTGTTTTAGCAGCAATTTTTATTCTCAAAATAAAATTCTCTCTAAAAATGAAATTGAGAAATTAGTAACAGATGCGACTAAAAACTGGAAAATACATGACTATGAAAAATCATTGACACAATCCAGAACTGCTTTAAAAAACGCTATTGCTATTAATGACAATTATCTAATTGCAAGGTGTTACAATCTAATTGGAGTAAATTTTGATGACTTGCTTATGCTGGATAAAGCATATCCATTTTATATAAAAGCTTTATATTATATTGATAAAACAGAAAATAATATTTTAAAAAGTAAAATCCACAACAATTTAGCTAATATCTGTTTTTTTGAAAAAAAGCAATATAATCAAGGTATATTTCATTATAAAAAAGCTCTTGAATACAGTAATAAAGCATCTGATAAAGCTAAAATATACCTTAGAAAACTTAATATTACCTGGGCCTATTTTGAAGTAGGAAATTTCAAAGAAAGTTTAGGATATTTTAAATATATAAATGAATTTAAACAACATGGAGATGAATCAACACAGGTTGCCTTTAATATGTTAAATGGAATTTATTATGATCATAAAAATGATACCCTAAAAGCAAATTTTTATTTCTCGAAGGCAATTGCATTAGGAAATAACAGTGATGAGAAGTTTGATTTATCGATAGCCCATCAAAAATATGCTGCTTTTTTATTTAAAAACAAGGATTATAAAAAGGCTTATGAAAATATATTAGCATTCAATCGCATTACGAATGAAATTGCTGATTTAGCAAAACAAAAAAAAACAAAACTTGCCGGGGTTAATCTTGAGCTGGACGAATTTAAAAGAGAGGTTGATAAAATTGAGGCTCAATACAAAAAAAAGCAACAAATATTACAAAGAGAACAATCACGGCATAAAAAAGTATTCAGTATAATTGTTGTTTTATTTCTCATTATAACTATTATTTTTTATTTTTTTTATCAAAATACAAAACTGAAACAAAAAAACAGAATAAAAAATATTCAGAATAAAATACACCAAAACATCATTAATGCCAGTATTGACGGACAGGAAAGCGAACGGAAAAGAGTTGCCTTATTTTTGCACGACACCATTAGTGCCTCACTCTCATCTGCAGGTATGCATTTGAATGTGTTTTTATCTCAAAACAGCACTGTTCCTGATGAAATCATAAAAACAAAATTTATTCTGGACGAAACACATGATAAAGTTAGAGATCTTTCACATGATCTCCTTCCTACTTTATTAGTTCGTTTCGGATTATTATATGCCCTTGATGATTTATGCGAAAAATATTCAAATTCTACATTGCATTTTGAATATCAGAATACCATTTCAAGTAAAAAAAGATATGCTGAAAAATTTGAAACCAGACTCTATTTTATTATTTCTGAACTACTGAATAATATTATAAAACATAGCAAGGCCACCAGGGCTGAAGTTTCATTATCAGAAACAGAAAACCATAAACATTTGGTTATCAAAATTACGGATAACGGAAAAGGATTTGATATTAATGATTTTAATTTTGTTGAAGGATTTGGACTTAATCAGATAAAAGCCAGAATAAATAACCTGAATGGACAATTTGATGTGAAATCAAAGATTAACGAGGGGACTTCCATTAAAATAACGGTTCCTCTTGGAGATTGAGTTTCTTAGTCATTAGTCTTTAATTCTTAGTTATTTTTGTTTTGAGTCACTAACTATTTAAACTCTTTTATCTATTTCGATGATTTCTAAATCTTTTATTTTATCTCCTTCAATTACAAAGCGTAACATCGTACGAACCTGATGAAAGCCGCTTTTGCCCGCTGCTCCCGGATTCATATGCAGCAGATTATTTTTTTTATCAAATATCACCTTCAAAATATGTGAATGACCACAAATGAATAATTTTGGGGGATTATTTTGCATTTCTTCTTTAATGGCAGGATTATATTTTCCTGGATATCCTCCTATATGCGTAATCCAAACAGAAACTTCTTCGCAAAGGAAACGATTGTGGAGCGGAAATTCTAATCGAGCCTGAGCATCATCAATATTACCATAAACACAACGCAGTGGTTTTAATTTTTTTATAGTGTCGGTAACATTCAAATCTCCAATATCTCCTGCATGCCATACTTCATCAGCCTGCGCAACATATTTTAGAATTGTGTCATCAATATGACTGTGCGTATCTGAAAGCAGGAGGATTTTTTTCATTCTAAATTTTAATGTTATTTTAGTAAAGATTTAAAGAACCAAAGATACAAAGGTTTTTTCTGTAGAGACGCACAGCAGTGCATCTGTCTTCAGGTTTTCGAATTCTTTTTAATTATAAAAAAACCGACCTTCGATGAACATGCCCCAAAAAGTTAGACACTATTTGGGGCATTTTTTATGAACAGAAAAGTAAAATTCAATTATGCATTTAAGTTAGAATGTGTAGAATTAGTTTTAAAGAAACATTATTCGAACGTGTATGTTTCAAGATTGAAGGGTTTGGACGAGTCCAATATCCGTAAATGGGTAGCTTTTTATAAAGCATACGGCAAAGACGGCTTATTACCTAGAAGGAATCATAATTATACGGTTGATTTTAAGTTAAAGGTTCTAAAAGCCATTAAAAAAGAATCACTTTCCTTACGCGAGACCTCGGTGAAGTTTAATATTGCCGATGCAGCTATTCTGTTAAAATAGCAAAAAGATTTTGCTAACTTTGGAGTTGAAGCATTACAACCAAAACCCAAAGGCAGGCCCAAATCTATGAGCAATTTCAAACGTAAAAAACGCAAATCAGACAAGCCATTATCCAGGGAAGAAGAACTTCTCTTGGAAATTGAAGCCTTGCGCTGTGAGAACGATTTGCTAAAAAAGCTACAAGCCTTAATTCAAGCCGAAGAAGCAGCCAAAAAGCGCAAGCCATAATGGAATTAAGGCATTTATATGATTTAGATTTACTTTTGAATCGTACTAATATGGCACGTAGCAGTTTTTACTACTATGAAAAACAAAGCAAATCTGTGGATAAGTATCAAATTATAAAAGAATTTATAAAATCCATTTATCACAAGCACAAAGGTCGTTATGGCTATAGAAGAATTACCGACGAATTAAACAATAAAGGGATAACTATCAATCATAAAACAGTTTTCAGATTGATGAAGCTATTAGGGCTAAAAAGCATTATTAGAATAAAAAAATATAAATCATATAAAGGGGAACAGGGCAAAATCGCACCTAATATTTTGGAACGCAATTTT
The Flavobacterium flavigenum genome window above contains:
- a CDS encoding helix-turn-helix domain-containing protein; its protein translation is MNRKVKFNYAFKLECVELVLKKHYSNVYVSRLKGLDESNIRKWVAFYKAYGKDGLLPRRNHNYTVDFKLKVLKAIKKESLSLRETSVKFNIADAAILLK
- a CDS encoding tetratricopeptide repeat-containing sensor histidine kinase, which gives rise to MLDFRNFRILFFISFFCIAAVGQKKVFTDKELLKLYNQATTNLHNEDYEKSLIQSRLLLNHSLLSQNYNLIGKAYNTIAANFDGISEPEKALFYYKKSLIYAEKANDLELQNWLYNNIGNIYCFDKKKYEKGISYYIKSLYFSRLTKDSSQFFFTKLNIAWAYFDIGRFSEGYPYLKYINKYNDKYGMETTAAVTNMLNGMYYSYTKDNPKADYNFKKGIENAIKYDEKTDLSYIYQEYSKFLSKNKNFEAAYKNLSAFQQLNDEINFQDKAKKAKIAGINLEIDEYKREIDKMGIESKKREKLFHSESARKNKMTTIILSLFLISLILFYFFYQNTKLKQKNRIKDIQNKINQNLINATIDGQENERKKIALFLHDTISASLSSAGMHLNVFLSQHSSLPAEITKTKLILDETHDKVRDLSHDLIPTLLARFGLLYALDDLCEKYSNSTLHFEYQNSIPIKKRYTEKFETRLYFIISELLNNVIKHSDASKALVCLIENHNEMIIEIKDNGKGFDINKFNFVEGFGLHQIKARINNLNGQFDVKSKINEGTSINISVPLNS
- a CDS encoding metallophosphoesterase family protein, coding for MKKILLLSDTHSHIDDTILKYVAQADEVWHAGDIGDLNVTDTIKKLKPLRCVYGNIDDAQARLEFPLHNRFLCEEVSVWITHIGGYPGKYNPAIKEEMQNNPPKLFICGHSHILKVIFDKKNNLLHMNPGAAGKSGFHQVRTMLRFVIEGDKIKDLEIIEIDKRV
- a CDS encoding DUF4293 domain-containing protein; translated protein: MIQRIQTIYLLLTFLVTGVLLFFVPLWTVNGKDFYFMQDQVYTILLGLSTMLTIISIISYKKRQNQFVMGRLNIILNLILLGLFVYRSLNLSGETANVVSEKGIGMFLPIVAIVLLVLANKAIKKDEDLVKSVDRLR
- a CDS encoding response regulator, with protein sequence MAHKIRIHLADDHLVLIDGLINLLSTVSEFEIVGSSSNGLNIFDEVTTNNAHILVLDLSMPEKDGIEVLKEFQQKGYPCKVIILSSYDDLKIIREVMNLGASGYLTKKCAGENIIEAIEVVNEGQEYFCNSVREKIFNTFTENNPKLNKKNIVPENSILTCRELEIVTLISLEYSGKEISEQLFISTNTVETHRKNIMKKLQTKNTIGLVKYAIKNNLIKS
- a CDS encoding tetratricopeptide repeat-containing sensor histidine kinase, whose product is MHQIRVIFLSLILLICFSSNFYSQNKILSKNEIEKLVTDATKNWKIHDYEKSLTQSRTALKNAIAINDNYLIARCYNLIGVNFDDLLMLDKAYPFYIKALYYIDKTENNILKSKIHNNLANICFFEKKQYNQGIFHYKKALEYSNKASDKAKIYLRKLNITWAYFEVGNFKESLGYFKYINEFKQHGDESTQVAFNMLNGIYYDHKNDTLKANFYFSKAIALGNNSDEKFDLSIAHQKYAAFLFKNKDYKKAYENILAFNRITNEIADLAKQKKTKLAGVNLELDEFKREVDKIEAQYKKKQQILQREQSRHKKVFSIIVVLFLIITIIFYFFYQNTKLKQKNRIKNIQNKIHQNIINASIDGQESERKRVALFLHDTISASLSSAGMHLNVFLSQNSTVPDEIIKTKFILDETHDKVRDLSHDLLPTLLVRFGLLYALDDLCEKYSNSTLHFEYQNTISSKKRYAEKFETRLYFIISELLNNIIKHSKATRAEVSLSETENHKHLVIKITDNGKGFDINDFNFVEGFGLNQIKARINNLNGQFDVKSKINEGTSIKITVPLGD